A genome region from Bacilli bacterium includes the following:
- a CDS encoding NAD-dependent epimerase/dehydratase family protein, with protein MAFSGKKTLVTGGLGFIGSNLAIRLVREGADVTIMDSLLSDCGGNPFNIEPVRAHVRVEHADMRDRRKLARLVRGQDFIFNLAGQVGHSFSMADPFFDLEVNAKAHLQLMEACRKLNPEAVIVYTSTRQFYGPPLYLPVDEAHSPRPPDVNGIHKWAGEQYHVLYAKAYGLKTISLRLTNTYGPRQCIADPRFGFVGWFINRAIRGVPLTVYGGGEMMRDFHFVDDVVEALLLAAVTDACIGDFFNLGGEIASIRSVAEIIQQCCPGATIQSVPAPIDQRRIEIGSIFSDCRKFQQATGWKPRVSLERGLRQTVQFYRDNLDHYEVLRK; from the coding sequence ATGGCCTTTTCCGGGAAAAAAACGCTTGTTACAGGCGGTCTCGGATTTATCGGCAGCAATCTTGCCATTCGGCTTGTGCGCGAGGGAGCGGACGTCACGATTATGGATTCGCTGCTTTCCGACTGCGGCGGCAACCCGTTCAATATCGAACCGGTGCGCGCCCATGTGCGCGTGGAGCACGCCGATATGCGGGACCGGCGGAAATTGGCCCGCCTGGTAAGGGGGCAGGATTTCATCTTCAATCTTGCCGGGCAGGTTGGGCACAGCTTCAGCATGGCGGACCCGTTCTTTGATCTGGAAGTGAATGCGAAGGCGCATTTGCAGTTGATGGAAGCATGCCGGAAATTGAACCCGGAAGCGGTTATCGTGTATACGAGCACGCGGCAATTTTACGGCCCGCCGCTTTATTTGCCGGTTGATGAAGCGCATTCCCCGCGGCCGCCGGACGTAAACGGAATTCACAAATGGGCCGGCGAACAATATCACGTTCTGTATGCGAAGGCTTACGGGCTAAAAACGATTTCGCTGCGCCTGACCAATACGTACGGCCCCAGGCAATGCATAGCCGACCCCCGCTTCGGCTTTGTCGGCTGGTTTATCAACCGGGCCATCCGGGGCGTTCCGTTAACCGTTTATGGCGGGGGAGAAATGATGCGCGACTTTCATTTTGTCGATGATGTGGTCGAAGCCTTGCTATTGGCCGCCGTTACGGATGCTTGCATCGGCGATTTTTTCAATCTGGGCGGTGAAATTGCCAGCATCCGCAGCGTCGCTGAAATCATTCAACAATGTTGCCCCGGCGCCACCATTCAATCCGTGCCGGCCCCGATCGATCAGCGGCGCATCGAAATCGGCAGCATTTTTTCGGATTGCCGCAAATTTCAGCAGGCGACCGGCTGGAAGCCGCGGGTTTCCCTCGAACGGGGACTGCGGCAAACCGTGCAATTTTATCGCGATAACCTGGATCATTATGAGGTGCTGCGCAAATGA
- a CDS encoding methyltransferase, TIGR04325 family, translating to MSEFTGNYATWEDALADADGYDVPRILERVREGALKVKNGEAAYEMDSLTYDKLDFFHPFLAQLLHVASCKGNRLNVLDFGGSLGSTYYLYRSFFTELNELKWNIVEQPHFVQVGRREFAEGPLKFYYFVEDCIAKEHPDVILFSGSLQYLEDPYGFLGHVIRFGFEYILFDRTPFIDLDDRITLENVPDFVYGASYPAWFFNEQNFLGMFADDYELLDKFDSFESWDLGDTRAQNKGMLFRRKIAGGLSGG from the coding sequence TTGAGCGAATTTACCGGCAACTATGCCACATGGGAAGACGCGTTGGCGGATGCCGACGGATATGACGTTCCGCGCATTCTGGAACGGGTGCGGGAAGGCGCGCTCAAGGTGAAAAACGGTGAAGCCGCATATGAAATGGACTCGCTCACTTACGACAAGCTTGACTTTTTCCACCCGTTTCTGGCGCAACTGTTGCATGTCGCCTCGTGCAAAGGAAACAGGTTGAATGTGTTGGACTTCGGCGGTTCGCTCGGTTCCACCTACTATTTATACCGCAGCTTTTTCACGGAATTGAACGAGCTCAAGTGGAATATTGTGGAGCAGCCTCATTTTGTGCAAGTCGGCAGGCGGGAATTCGCGGAAGGTCCGCTGAAATTTTACTATTTCGTTGAAGATTGCATTGCCAAAGAACATCCGGACGTCATTTTATTTTCCGGCTCCCTGCAATATCTGGAGGATCCGTACGGATTTCTCGGGCACGTCATCCGCTTCGGATTCGAATATATTTTATTCGACCGGACGCCGTTTATCGATCTGGATGACCGCATCACACTGGAAAATGTCCCCGATTTTGTGTATGGCGCGAGCTACCCTGCGTGGTTTTTCAATGAACAAAACTTTCTCGGCATGTTTGCGGACGATTACGAACTGCTGGACAAATTCGATTCGTTTGAAAGCTGGGATCTTGGGGATACGCGGGCGCAAAACAAGGGAATGCTGTTTCGGCGCAAAATTGCCGGCGGGCTGAGCGGCGGGTAA
- a CDS encoding methyl-accepting chemotaxis protein, with amino-acid sequence MDNIAKIRQETEDVTKQAIILEQFAEQIRGINKLVSDVADQTHLLSLNAAIEAARAGEQGRGFAVVAQEVRKLSEQTKQSVFQITELIEETGAKIRTISDSVSKASRFASEVQQQSRTVDDSFRKIVESIGANKQMNERIEADLHSLLLTISEIGKTHATLATASEKLDSFMQEL; translated from the coding sequence TTGGACAACATTGCCAAGATTCGCCAGGAGACGGAAGACGTCACGAAGCAGGCAATAATCCTGGAACAGTTTGCCGAACAAATCAGAGGGATCAACAAATTGGTCAGCGATGTGGCGGACCAGACCCACTTGCTGTCGTTAAATGCGGCAATCGAGGCTGCCAGGGCGGGAGAACAGGGAAGAGGTTTTGCGGTGGTGGCGCAAGAAGTGCGGAAATTGTCGGAGCAAACCAAGCAATCGGTATTTCAGATAACGGAACTGATCGAAGAAACCGGCGCCAAAATCCGCACGATTTCCGACTCTGTGTCGAAGGCAAGCAGATTTGCCAGCGAAGTTCAGCAACAGTCGCGCACGGTGGACGATTCGTTCCGGAAAATCGTGGAGAGCATCGGCGCAAACAAACAGATGAACGAACGGATTGAGGCCGATCTTCATTCATTGCTCCTGACCATTTCGGAAATCGGCAAAACGCATGCCACGCTCGCCACGGCGTCGGAGAAGCTGGACTCGTTCATGCAGGAGCTGTAA
- a CDS encoding methyltransferase, TIGR04325 family, producing MGDDFQGIYPSWEDAMEVATGYGAPEILEKAKIAVQKIKSGEAVFERDTILYDEPHYSYPVISYLLYAASAGNNRLRVLDFGGSLGSLYFQCRPFLDGLAELSWNVVEQPGFVEYGRSHVAEGPLSFYHTIEECMAEEKPDVLLLSGILQLLKDPYDFLSRVFAHRFKYIIIDRTPMTQEEHFLSVQFVSPEIYDASYPSWFFNQDEFMNFLETEYEILDYFDSFESWVVEGIHAQNMGFLLQRRDWD from the coding sequence ATGGGCGACGATTTTCAGGGGATTTATCCTTCATGGGAAGACGCCATGGAGGTGGCAACCGGTTACGGCGCGCCGGAAATTCTGGAGAAAGCGAAAATTGCCGTGCAAAAAATCAAGTCGGGGGAGGCGGTCTTTGAACGGGATACGATTTTATACGATGAGCCGCACTACTCCTATCCCGTAATTTCTTACCTGTTATATGCGGCATCCGCCGGAAACAACCGTTTGCGCGTCCTCGATTTTGGCGGCTCGCTCGGCTCGCTCTATTTTCAATGCCGGCCGTTTTTGGACGGTCTTGCGGAGTTAAGCTGGAATGTGGTGGAACAACCCGGTTTCGTGGAGTACGGCCGATCCCATGTGGCGGAAGGTCCGCTTAGTTTTTACCACACGATCGAGGAATGCATGGCGGAAGAAAAACCCGACGTGCTGTTGCTTTCCGGCATTTTGCAGTTGCTTAAGGACCCGTACGATTTTCTTTCCCGAGTATTTGCGCATCGCTTCAAGTACATCATTATTGACCGGACGCCAATGACGCAGGAGGAACACTTTTTGAGCGTCCAGTTCGTTTCCCCGGAAATTTATGACGCCTCTTATCCGTCGTGGTTTTTCAACCAGGACGAATTTATGAATTTCTTGGAAACGGAGTATGAAATTCTGGACTATTTTGATTCGTTCGAGAGTTGGGTAGTTGAAGGCATACACGCGCAAAATATGGGATTTTTGTTGCAACGGAGGGATTGGGATTGA
- a CDS encoding glutamine--tRNA ligase/YqeY domain fusion protein: MDSMQSTSNFLKTIVAEDLRSGNVKSVVTRFPPEPNGYLHIGHAKSICLNFELADEFGGKTHLRFDDTNPLKEDTEYVEAIKEDVRWLGFEWEGLFFASGYFEEMYKRAQLLIKKGLAYVCDLSAEEIRQTRGTLTEPGRESPYRNRSIAENLDLFARMRNGEFKDGEKVLRAKIDMSSPNINLRDPVLYRIAHSAHHNTGDTWCIYPMYDFAHPLEDAIEGVTHSICTLEFEDHRPLYEWVVRECEMEHQPRQYEFARLNLTNTVMSKRKLKLLVDQKIVDGWDDPRMPTISGLRRRGYTPESIRAFCREIGVARSYSTVDAAMLEHFIREDLKLKVPRVMAVLRPLKVVIINYPEGQTEWLEVENNQENPDMGVRKVPFSREIYIERDDFMENPPSKYYRLFPGNEVRLKGAYFITCVEAVKDAAGNIVELHCTYDPATKSGGGFSGRKVKGTIHWVDAAHAVPAEFRLYEPLILDENDDEEKDFSERINPHSLEIALGFVEPGMKTVKPHDKFQFFRHGYFNVDPRLSMGERLVFNRTVSLKSSFDAKARK; the protein is encoded by the coding sequence ATGGATAGCATGCAATCAACGTCAAATTTTCTAAAAACAATCGTTGCCGAGGATTTGCGGTCGGGCAATGTCAAAAGCGTCGTTACGCGTTTTCCGCCCGAGCCGAACGGTTATTTGCATATCGGGCACGCCAAATCGATTTGCTTGAATTTTGAGCTTGCGGACGAGTTTGGCGGCAAGACCCATCTGCGCTTTGACGATACAAACCCGCTCAAAGAAGACACGGAATATGTCGAGGCGATTAAAGAAGATGTAAGGTGGCTGGGCTTCGAATGGGAAGGGCTGTTTTTCGCGTCCGGCTATTTTGAGGAAATGTACAAGCGCGCCCAATTGTTGATCAAAAAAGGCCTGGCGTACGTATGCGATCTCTCCGCCGAGGAAATTCGCCAAACGCGCGGCACGCTGACCGAACCCGGGCGGGAAAGCCCGTATCGCAACCGCAGCATCGCGGAAAATCTCGACCTGTTTGCGCGCATGCGCAACGGCGAGTTCAAAGACGGGGAAAAAGTGCTGCGCGCCAAAATCGACATGTCGTCGCCAAATATCAATTTGCGCGATCCCGTGCTGTACCGGATCGCCCATTCCGCGCATCATAACACCGGCGACACCTGGTGCATTTATCCGATGTACGATTTTGCCCATCCGCTCGAAGATGCGATTGAAGGCGTGACGCATTCCATCTGCACGTTGGAATTTGAGGATCATCGCCCGCTGTACGAATGGGTGGTGCGGGAATGCGAAATGGAGCATCAGCCCAGACAATACGAATTCGCCCGATTAAATTTGACCAATACGGTCATGAGCAAACGCAAACTGAAACTGCTTGTGGACCAAAAAATCGTGGACGGCTGGGACGATCCTCGCATGCCGACCATTTCCGGATTGCGGCGGCGCGGGTATACGCCGGAGTCGATTCGCGCATTTTGCCGGGAAATCGGCGTAGCCCGCAGCTATAGCACGGTGGATGCCGCGATGCTGGAACATTTTATCCGGGAAGATTTAAAGCTGAAAGTTCCGCGCGTGATGGCGGTGCTGCGTCCGCTGAAAGTGGTCATCATAAATTACCCGGAAGGACAGACGGAATGGCTGGAAGTGGAGAACAATCAGGAAAATCCGGACATGGGAGTGCGGAAAGTTCCTTTTTCCCGGGAGATTTACATCGAGCGGGACGACTTTATGGAAAACCCGCCAAGCAAGTATTACCGGCTGTTCCCCGGCAACGAAGTACGTTTGAAAGGCGCTTATTTTATCACCTGCGTCGAAGCGGTGAAAGATGCAGCCGGCAACATAGTCGAGCTGCATTGCACCTATGATCCCGCAACCAAAAGCGGCGGCGGTTTCAGCGGGCGCAAAGTGAAGGGGACGATCCATTGGGTGGATGCCGCGCACGCGGTTCCCGCCGAATTCAGGCTGTATGAACCGCTAATTTTGGATGAAAACGATGATGAGGAAAAAGATTTCAGCGAGCGCATAAACCCGCATTCGCTCGAAATTGCGCTTGGGTTTGTCGAACCGGGCATGAAAACGGTGAAGCCGCACGATAAATTCCAGTTTTTCCGGCACGGCTATTTCAATGTCGATCCCCGCTTGAGCATGGGGGAGCGCCTTGTGTTTAACCGCACCGTTTCGCTGAAAAGCTCGTTTGACGCAAAAGCCCGAAAGTGA
- a CDS encoding DegT/DnrJ/EryC1/StrS family aminotransferase has translation MKVPFFNVGAWNQQLEQQLLAAFREIIGSGTYILGERLQAFETELAHMLDNRRPGYMIGCNSGTDAIRLALLAHGVKPGDEVVTVANSAIPTAAAICSIGAIPVFAEVDAVTWMLDCNRLAERLSPKTKAIVPVHLYGNMADIPRIRQLLAELGRSDVAVIEDTAQAHGSILDGRQAGTIGDFGAFSFYPTKNLGALGDAGAVYCRSPEQAERLRQLRHYGQKDRYLADTADGLNSRLDELQAAFLKIKLPLMAKWNLRKTMLMKRYRHELRDVPVQFQQPTTGCTIAWHLCVVKLPDSETRDLFRRYLADNGVETLIHYPIPLHRQPAFAAYAERFAICKKELPVTEHLAACIVSLPLNPVLTDAEQTRIIEVIADFFTHFPKR, from the coding sequence ATGAAAGTTCCTTTTTTTAATGTCGGCGCCTGGAACCAGCAGTTGGAACAACAACTGCTCGCGGCCTTCCGGGAGATTATTGGCAGCGGAACCTATATTTTGGGCGAACGCTTGCAGGCGTTTGAAACAGAGCTGGCGCACATGCTGGACAACCGCCGTCCGGGCTATATGATCGGCTGCAATTCAGGCACTGACGCCATCCGCCTGGCGCTTCTTGCGCATGGCGTAAAACCGGGCGACGAAGTCGTTACCGTCGCCAATTCCGCAATTCCTACCGCGGCGGCGATCTGTTCGATCGGCGCAATCCCCGTGTTCGCGGAGGTGGATGCCGTGACCTGGATGCTGGACTGCAACCGGCTCGCCGAGCGGTTGAGCCCAAAAACAAAAGCAATTGTGCCGGTCCATCTATACGGCAATATGGCGGATATTCCGCGAATCCGCCAACTGCTTGCGGAACTGGGCAGAAGTGATGTCGCCGTGATTGAAGATACGGCGCAGGCGCACGGTTCCATTCTCGACGGACGCCAGGCGGGAACCATCGGCGACTTCGGCGCATTCAGCTTCTATCCGACGAAAAACCTCGGCGCGCTGGGTGACGCCGGCGCCGTATACTGCCGTTCGCCGGAGCAGGCCGAGCGGCTGCGGCAACTGCGCCATTACGGACAGAAAGACCGCTACCTGGCGGATACTGCCGATGGATTGAACAGCCGCCTGGATGAATTGCAAGCGGCTTTTCTGAAAATCAAACTACCGTTGATGGCAAAGTGGAACTTGCGAAAAACGATGCTGATGAAACGTTACCGACATGAACTGCGCGATGTTCCCGTGCAATTTCAGCAGCCGACGACTGGTTGCACGATTGCATGGCATTTGTGCGTGGTTAAACTGCCCGACTCCGAAACCCGCGATCTTTTCCGCCGATATTTGGCGGACAACGGTGTCGAAACGTTGATTCATTATCCCATACCGCTGCACCGGCAGCCCGCTTTCGCTGCCTATGCCGAGCGGTTTGCCATCTGTAAAAAAGAACTGCCCGTAACCGAGCATCTGGCGGCATGCATTGTCTCTCTGCCGCTCAATCCCGTGCTGACCGATGCCGAACAAACCCGGATCATCGAAGTTATCGCCGACTTTTTCACACATTTCCCTAAGAGGTGA
- a CDS encoding PRK06851 family protein, with translation MASSSIRYFATGNTAKGFHSLLASALQGLKRIIMLQGEPGCGKSTLIRQIGEALESRGTGVEWIHSAFASSSVDGVIDREAQLGVIAGSARQADELTRAGVRFATIDLSHVLDAAKLGGKEAEIAKLANLVGEARTRAYAHFADALAIHDEWEKIYIANLDKDAANFVTENMINMIFGKREQAREGVMFHRFLGAATPDGAVDFIGNLTAGVNKRYFIKGRPGTGKSTMLKRIAAVGAKRGYAAEVYHCGFDPDSLDMVIIRQLGVAIFDSTAPHEYFPERKNDEIIDMYELAVADGTDERFQEQLDHVKSRYAEKMKLGIEFLAQAQASYNRLREIYVHAADFSGSEKIRAEIMADAIV, from the coding sequence ATGGCAAGTAGTTCAATTCGTTACTTCGCCACAGGCAACACCGCCAAAGGGTTTCACAGTTTGCTTGCTTCGGCGCTGCAGGGGCTGAAGCGGATCATCATGTTGCAGGGCGAGCCCGGCTGCGGGAAGTCTACGCTGATTCGGCAAATCGGCGAAGCGTTGGAAAGCCGGGGAACCGGCGTGGAATGGATCCATAGCGCCTTCGCCAGCAGTTCGGTAGACGGGGTAATCGACAGGGAAGCGCAATTGGGCGTTATCGCCGGCTCCGCCCGCCAAGCCGATGAACTTACGCGAGCTGGGGTGCGTTTTGCGACGATTGATTTGTCGCACGTGCTCGACGCCGCTAAACTTGGCGGCAAAGAAGCGGAAATCGCCAAATTGGCCAACTTGGTCGGGGAAGCGCGAACGCGGGCTTATGCGCATTTTGCCGACGCGCTCGCCATACACGACGAATGGGAAAAAATTTATATCGCCAATCTGGATAAGGATGCGGCAAACTTCGTAACCGAGAACATGATCAACATGATTTTCGGCAAGCGGGAACAGGCGCGGGAAGGCGTTATGTTCCACCGTTTTCTGGGAGCGGCCACGCCGGATGGAGCGGTTGATTTTATCGGCAATTTGACCGCAGGCGTAAACAAACGCTACTTCATCAAAGGCCGCCCCGGCACAGGCAAATCGACGATGCTGAAGCGTATTGCCGCGGTGGGCGCCAAGAGAGGTTATGCTGCGGAAGTTTACCATTGCGGATTCGACCCGGACAGTCTGGATATGGTGATCATCAGGCAGCTGGGCGTCGCAATCTTTGACAGTACCGCTCCCCATGAGTATTTTCCCGAACGTAAGAACGATGAGATCATCGATATGTACGAATTGGCGGTTGCGGATGGGACGGATGAACGGTTTCAGGAACAGTTGGATCATGTGAAAAGCCGCTACGCGGAAAAAATGAAGCTCGGCATCGAGTTTCTGGCGCAGGCGCAAGCTTCTTACAACCGTTTGCGGGAAATCTATGTGCACGCGGCGGATTTTAGCGGCAGCGAAAAAATTCGCGCGGAGATAATGGCGGATGCTATAGTTTGA